A DNA window from Ornithinimicrobium humiphilum contains the following coding sequences:
- a CDS encoding cell wall-binding repeat-containing protein, which produces MATSAPTAPDAEAAPHAPVLTDPSTVHRISGADRYATAAEIARSFPAEATRTVVVASGLDFPDALSAQLPASITDAVLGEDREAGAPVPILLTKPKQLPSATAAALRDLRPSKIIVVGGNNAVSPAVEEALEAYAGTVQRISGIDRYATSAQIAQAYPVGLPTLYVVSGASYADALAAGARAGADGVPILLTHPTGLRASTAAAIRNLRPESVVVVGGEGAVAPGVLADIAEIVPDTTRVSGGDRYETAAAVAASFEADTVPFLASGLDYPDGLTGGALAGYHRSPLLLSQAGHLPAATQATLDVLSPQGLVVLGGAGAIGNGVVNVLDAQLPAWIDELVVQLLSFNDYHGHIAVDGDGVLSPEQDPEQNRVGGAVNLSTTLQMLRSRSYDEQTLTVAAGDLIGGSTFVSGLFQDEPAVETLELAGLDISSVGNHEFDEGVDELLRMQHGGCHPELGCFEGDDNPYDGADFQWLAANVVDRESGETILPGTEVRTVDGVDVGFIGMTLEATPALVSPSGVASVEFLDEVETANAQAAALHAQGVESIVVLLHEGGYQTGTYNECEGISGAVVEIAENLDPAIDAVITGHTHQPYICSIDDPAGNPRTVTSANQYARVVTETALTVSRSTGDVIRDRVRAENHLVLQSVKDDPAMAEVVAKWEARAAVIGATVVGSTSEAITGDSSGNRGIETPMADLVADAILAATDGPDEGGAQISFMNVGGVRASLPAGDVTYAQAYAVLPFGNLLVSVDMTGAQIDEVLEQQYQPIPDRGSRPMLALGVSDGFTYTWDASQPQGSRASDLRLNGEPLDPDGVYRVSTLNFLQEGGDSFTAFTEGTNLLGGPEDLAAFIAYLQANPGISAPPDRISGL; this is translated from the coding sequence ATGGCGACCTCCGCGCCCACCGCGCCCGACGCCGAGGCCGCCCCGCACGCGCCCGTCCTGACGGACCCCTCGACGGTCCACCGCATCTCCGGCGCCGACCGCTACGCGACCGCCGCCGAGATCGCCCGCTCCTTCCCGGCCGAGGCCACCCGCACCGTGGTCGTCGCCTCGGGTCTCGACTTCCCGGACGCGCTCTCGGCCCAGCTGCCGGCGTCCATCACCGACGCGGTCCTGGGGGAGGACCGCGAGGCCGGTGCGCCCGTGCCGATCCTGCTGACCAAGCCCAAGCAGCTGCCCTCGGCCACGGCCGCCGCGCTGCGGGACCTCCGCCCGAGCAAGATCATCGTCGTCGGCGGCAACAACGCCGTCTCGCCCGCCGTCGAGGAGGCCCTGGAGGCCTATGCCGGCACCGTGCAGCGCATCTCCGGCATCGACCGCTACGCCACCTCGGCGCAGATCGCGCAGGCCTACCCGGTCGGGCTGCCGACCCTCTACGTCGTCTCCGGCGCGTCTTACGCCGACGCCCTCGCCGCCGGGGCCCGTGCCGGCGCCGACGGCGTGCCGATCCTCCTCACCCACCCGACCGGCCTGCGCGCCTCGACGGCCGCCGCCATCCGCAACCTCCGCCCCGAGTCGGTGGTCGTCGTCGGTGGCGAAGGTGCCGTGGCGCCGGGCGTCCTCGCCGACATCGCCGAGATCGTGCCGGACACGACCCGCGTGAGCGGCGGCGACCGCTACGAGACCGCCGCCGCCGTCGCCGCCTCCTTCGAGGCCGACACCGTGCCGTTCCTGGCCAGTGGCCTGGACTACCCCGACGGCCTCACCGGTGGCGCCCTGGCCGGCTACCACCGCAGCCCGCTGCTGCTGTCCCAGGCGGGCCACCTGCCCGCCGCCACCCAGGCGACCCTCGACGTCCTCTCGCCGCAGGGCCTGGTCGTCCTCGGCGGCGCCGGAGCGATCGGCAACGGCGTCGTCAACGTGCTGGATGCGCAGCTGCCGGCCTGGATCGACGAGCTCGTCGTCCAGCTGCTGTCGTTCAACGACTACCACGGCCACATCGCCGTCGACGGCGACGGCGTGCTCTCCCCGGAGCAGGACCCCGAGCAGAACCGCGTCGGCGGTGCCGTCAACCTGTCGACCACGCTGCAGATGCTGCGCTCCCGCTCCTACGACGAACAGACCCTGACCGTCGCCGCGGGCGACCTCATCGGCGGCTCGACCTTCGTGTCCGGCCTGTTCCAGGACGAGCCGGCGGTCGAGACCCTCGAGCTCGCCGGGCTGGACATCTCCAGCGTCGGCAACCACGAGTTTGACGAGGGCGTCGACGAGCTGCTCCGTATGCAGCACGGCGGCTGCCACCCCGAGCTCGGCTGCTTCGAGGGTGACGACAACCCCTACGACGGCGCCGACTTCCAGTGGCTGGCGGCCAACGTCGTCGACCGCGAGTCCGGCGAGACGATCCTGCCGGGCACCGAGGTGCGCACCGTCGACGGCGTCGACGTGGGCTTCATCGGCATGACGCTCGAGGCCACCCCGGCCCTGGTCAGCCCCAGCGGCGTGGCCAGCGTCGAGTTCCTCGACGAGGTCGAGACCGCCAACGCCCAGGCCGCCGCGCTGCACGCCCAGGGCGTGGAGTCGATCGTCGTGCTGCTGCACGAGGGCGGCTACCAGACCGGCACCTACAACGAGTGCGAGGGCATCTCCGGCGCCGTCGTCGAGATCGCGGAGAACCTCGACCCGGCCATCGACGCCGTCATCACCGGGCACACGCACCAGCCCTACATCTGCTCCATCGACGACCCGGCCGGCAACCCGCGCACGGTCACCAGCGCCAACCAGTACGCCCGCGTCGTCACCGAGACCGCGCTGACGGTCAGCCGCAGCACCGGCGACGTGATCCGCGACCGCGTCCGCGCCGAGAACCACCTGGTCCTGCAGTCCGTCAAGGACGACCCGGCCATGGCCGAGGTCGTCGCCAAGTGGGAGGCCCGGGCCGCCGTCATCGGCGCGACCGTCGTCGGGTCCACCTCCGAGGCGATCACCGGTGACTCCAGCGGCAACCGCGGCATCGAGACCCCGATGGCCGACCTGGTGGCCGACGCCATCCTGGCCGCCACCGACGGCCCGGACGAGGGCGGTGCCCAGATCTCGTTCATGAACGTCGGCGGTGTCCGCGCCAGCCTCCCGGCCGGCGACGTCACCTACGCGCAGGCCTACGCGGTCCTGCCGTTCGGCAACCTGCTGGTCTCGGTCGACATGACCGGCGCCCAGATCGACGAGGTCCTGGAGCAGCAGTACCAGCCGATCCCGGACCGTGGCAGCCGCCCGATGCTCGCGCTCGGCGTCAGCGACGGCTTCACCTACACCTGGGACGCCTCGCAGCCGCAGGGCTCGCGGGCCAGCGACCTCAGGCTGAACGGCGAGCCGCTCGACCCGGACGGCGTCTACCGCGTCTCGACGCTGAACTTCCTCCAGGAGGGCGGCGACAGCTTCACCGCCTTCACCGAGGGCACCAACCTCCTGGGCGGCCCCGAGGACCTGGCTGCGTTCATCGCCTACCTGCAGGCCAACCCGGGCATCTCCGCTCCGCCGGACCGCATCAGCGGTCTCTGA
- a CDS encoding peptidoglycan-binding protein, which produces MAGVIAAAGVLPALGDDPQGDGSTSSAPGTPRTGFGPNGGFGGAAAFVPVPIDPAVVPEPPTKEDLPSQVDEKGPFEQQISCDPESRPGVLAFALLVSDHYGRPNFSGARSCIDYASFHHDGRALDWPLAAGDPTDRQIADAVLVWLTADEGEMAKRFGIEYMIWNGLIYNTNSASWTYYTGNPHTDHIHFSFTWDGALMRTSWWTGVAVTEPDLGPCDVTPWQYAALHRVPRTTPCDPTAIATAPSTGIGRVRPGESGPGVRMLQEALGLDTTGVLDAKTREALIVWQEEHGIPATGVADDFSYAVALGQEVGPLPADALAVEREDWQTTDFTPYLRTTLTEGDTGEAVKVLQEALGVEADGSFGPITAKALSDWEQTDPVLKSQASRRGDGPAAVTPLTWLLLERATHPTLAIRDVELEHGSLDEQADPDGELVKRATMEGRSDSPYMGGAVTLLQELLGIEADGSFGPATEKAVKAVQEAAGLEATGVVDGPTWAAIETVALEEGRVEGAPGTVEAMKKAKAEAEKKAKAKKEAEERRKALEEAKHRATAELAEMERAERELEERTHRAQEKARRAHEAAVARAS; this is translated from the coding sequence GTGGCAGGGGTGATCGCGGCTGCTGGTGTGCTGCCCGCGCTGGGGGACGACCCTCAGGGGGACGGCTCGACGTCTTCGGCTCCCGGCACGCCGCGGACCGGTTTCGGTCCCAACGGCGGCTTCGGTGGTGCGGCCGCGTTCGTGCCCGTCCCCATCGACCCGGCCGTCGTGCCCGAGCCCCCGACCAAGGAGGACCTCCCGTCGCAGGTCGACGAGAAGGGCCCCTTCGAGCAGCAGATCTCCTGCGACCCCGAGTCGCGGCCCGGCGTCCTGGCCTTCGCCCTGCTGGTGAGCGACCACTACGGCCGACCCAACTTCTCCGGTGCCCGGTCCTGCATCGACTACGCCTCCTTCCACCACGACGGACGCGCCCTCGACTGGCCGCTGGCCGCGGGCGACCCGACCGACCGACAGATCGCCGACGCCGTCCTGGTGTGGCTCACCGCCGACGAGGGCGAGATGGCCAAGCGCTTCGGCATCGAGTACATGATCTGGAACGGCCTGATCTACAACACCAACAGCGCCTCCTGGACCTACTACACCGGCAACCCGCACACCGACCACATCCACTTCTCCTTCACCTGGGACGGCGCGCTCATGCGCACCTCGTGGTGGACCGGTGTGGCGGTGACCGAGCCCGACCTCGGTCCGTGCGACGTGACGCCCTGGCAGTACGCCGCCCTCCACCGGGTGCCGCGGACGACCCCGTGCGACCCGACCGCGATCGCGACCGCTCCGAGCACCGGCATCGGCCGCGTCCGCCCCGGCGAGTCCGGCCCGGGCGTGCGGATGCTGCAGGAGGCCCTGGGTCTCGACACCACCGGTGTCCTCGACGCGAAGACCCGCGAGGCGCTCATCGTCTGGCAGGAGGAGCACGGCATCCCGGCGACCGGTGTCGCCGACGACTTCTCCTACGCCGTCGCGCTCGGCCAGGAGGTCGGCCCCCTCCCGGCCGACGCGCTCGCCGTCGAGCGCGAGGACTGGCAGACCACCGACTTCACCCCCTACCTCCGCACCACGCTGACCGAGGGTGACACGGGCGAGGCCGTCAAGGTTCTCCAGGAGGCGCTGGGCGTCGAGGCCGACGGGTCCTTCGGCCCGATCACGGCCAAGGCGCTGTCCGACTGGGAGCAGACCGACCCGGTGCTCAAGTCCCAGGCCTCGCGCCGAGGTGACGGTCCGGCGGCCGTGACCCCGCTGACCTGGCTGCTGCTGGAGCGCGCGACCCACCCGACGCTCGCCATCCGCGACGTCGAGCTCGAGCACGGCAGCCTGGACGAGCAGGCCGACCCTGACGGCGAGCTGGTCAAGCGCGCCACGATGGAGGGCCGCAGCGACAGCCCCTACATGGGCGGCGCGGTGACCCTGCTGCAGGAGCTGCTGGGCATCGAGGCGGACGGCAGCTTCGGTCCCGCCACCGAGAAGGCGGTCAAGGCCGTGCAGGAGGCCGCCGGCCTGGAGGCCACGGGAGTCGTCGACGGTCCCACCTGGGCGGCGATCGAGACGGTCGCGCTCGAGGAAGGTCGTGTCGAGGGCGCCCCTGGCACCGTCGAGGCGATGAAGAAGGCCAAGGCCGAGGCCGAGAAGAAGGCCAAGGCCAAGAAGGAGGCCGAGGAGCGTCGCAAGGCGCTCGAGGAGGCCAAGCACCGAGCCACCGCCGAGCTGGCCGAGATGGAGCGTGCCGAGCGCGAGCTCGAGGAACGCACCCACCGGGCGCAGGAGAAGGCCCGCCGCGCCCACGAGGCCGCGGTCGCGCGCGCGAGCTGA
- a CDS encoding App1 family protein: protein MARPHIAARFEDSVRRRIESRLRGRGWHERVAGYTGYGSTEKARVFARVTLSRTEPEERRTALTHAQDSLLDIAQRGWRVFLTAPAGGVRVTVRMGEATVTATSDRGGYVDVDVPGHGLGPGWREATIGLDNGDSVTVSVMVVDPEAELGLVSDIDDTVMITHLPRMFIAGWNTFVRSEQVRQRVPGMGSLYRAIAAEDPRTPVFYLSTGAWNTAPALTRFLRRHDFPVGPLLLTDWGPTNTGWFRSGQEHKERELRRLAEEFPRIRWILVGDDGQHDPVIYGEFAQEHPDRVLAICLRELTPAEQLLSSGLPVATDELLGKRADVPMLKASNGYGLHQLLMTARGTLAAGGAGRGPLAAGDADRTDEGEEPRSA, encoded by the coding sequence ATGGCCCGTCCCCACATCGCGGCCCGGTTCGAGGACTCGGTGCGTCGTCGCATCGAGTCCCGGCTGCGCGGTCGGGGCTGGCACGAGAGGGTCGCCGGCTACACCGGCTACGGCAGCACGGAGAAGGCCCGGGTCTTCGCCCGCGTGACGCTCTCCCGCACCGAGCCCGAGGAGCGGCGCACCGCGCTGACCCACGCCCAGGACTCCCTGCTCGACATCGCCCAACGGGGGTGGCGCGTCTTCCTCACGGCCCCGGCCGGCGGGGTGCGCGTCACGGTGCGGATGGGTGAGGCGACCGTCACGGCGACCAGCGACCGCGGCGGCTACGTCGACGTCGACGTCCCGGGCCACGGCCTGGGGCCGGGCTGGCGGGAGGCCACGATCGGCCTCGACAACGGCGACTCCGTCACCGTCTCGGTCATGGTCGTCGACCCGGAGGCCGAGCTCGGGCTGGTCAGCGATATCGACGACACCGTGATGATCACCCACCTGCCCCGCATGTTCATCGCCGGCTGGAACACCTTCGTGCGTTCCGAGCAGGTCCGCCAGCGGGTGCCCGGGATGGGCTCGCTCTACCGCGCGATCGCCGCCGAGGACCCTCGCACGCCCGTCTTCTACCTCTCGACCGGGGCGTGGAACACCGCGCCGGCGCTCACCCGCTTCCTGCGCCGGCACGACTTCCCCGTGGGCCCGCTGCTGCTCACGGACTGGGGCCCCACCAACACCGGGTGGTTCCGCTCCGGCCAGGAGCACAAGGAGCGCGAGCTGCGCCGCCTCGCCGAGGAGTTCCCTCGGATCCGTTGGATCCTCGTCGGCGACGACGGGCAGCACGACCCCGTCATCTACGGCGAGTTCGCCCAGGAGCACCCCGACCGTGTCCTGGCGATCTGTCTCCGCGAGCTGACGCCGGCCGAGCAGCTGCTCTCCAGCGGTCTGCCCGTCGCGACCGACGAGCTGCTCGGCAAGCGGGCCGACGTGCCCATGCTCAAGGCGTCCAACGGCTACGGCCTCCACCAGCTGCTCATGACCGCGCGGGGGACCCTTGCGGCCGGGGGCGCCGGGAGGGGGCCGCTCGCGGCCGGGGACGCCGACCGGACGGACGAGGGAGAGGAGCCCCGCAGTGCCTGA
- a CDS encoding Fpg/Nei family DNA glycosylase, giving the protein MPELPEVQALADYLDGRMKDRVVTDVELGSIAVLKTFDPPPDALVGRPVDGVTRHGKFVDVDVDGTHLVFHLARAGWLRWYEEVPATRVRPGKTPIALRVRLDDGSGFDLTEAGTKKGLAAYVVPEPSAVPGIASLGLDPLADDFTLEAFTALLTGRRTQIKGLLRDQSVIAGVGNAYSDEVLHAARLSPFALASSLTEEEVARLYEALRTTLTAAVMAAEGRPAAELKDAKRQGMNVHGRTGEACPVCGDTVHEVSFADSSLQYCPTCQTGGKELADRRMSRLLR; this is encoded by the coding sequence GTGCCTGAGCTGCCCGAGGTGCAGGCGCTCGCCGACTATCTCGACGGGCGGATGAAGGACCGCGTCGTCACCGACGTCGAGCTGGGCTCGATCGCGGTCCTCAAGACCTTCGACCCGCCGCCGGACGCCCTCGTCGGGCGACCGGTCGACGGGGTGACGCGGCACGGCAAGTTCGTCGACGTCGATGTCGACGGCACGCACCTGGTCTTCCACCTGGCCCGCGCCGGCTGGCTGCGGTGGTACGAGGAGGTCCCGGCCACCCGCGTCCGGCCCGGCAAGACGCCGATCGCGCTGCGGGTGCGCCTCGACGACGGCTCCGGCTTCGACCTCACCGAGGCGGGCACCAAGAAGGGGCTGGCGGCCTATGTCGTGCCCGAGCCCTCCGCGGTCCCCGGCATCGCCTCGCTCGGCCTCGACCCGCTCGCCGACGACTTCACGCTCGAGGCCTTCACCGCCCTGCTCACCGGCCGTCGCACCCAGATCAAGGGGCTGCTGCGCGACCAGTCGGTGATCGCCGGCGTCGGCAACGCCTACTCCGACGAGGTCCTGCACGCCGCACGCCTGTCGCCCTTCGCGCTCGCGTCCTCGCTCACCGAGGAGGAGGTCGCCCGCCTCTACGAGGCGCTGCGCACCACGCTGACCGCCGCGGTGATGGCCGCCGAGGGGCGCCCCGCCGCCGAGCTCAAGGACGCCAAGCGCCAGGGGATGAACGTCCACGGCCGCACCGGCGAGGCCTGCCCCGTCTGCGGGGACACCGTCCACGAGGTCTCCTTCGCCGACTCCTCGCTGCAGTACTGCCCGACCTGCCAGACCGGCGGCAAGGAGCTGGCCGACCGGCGGATGTCGCGGCTGCTGCGCTGA
- a CDS encoding rhodanese-like domain-containing protein — MSDTPTVSVTDLPDDALVVDVREPDEWAAGHAPGAVHIPMGDIPSRLEDLPDSDDPLPIICRSGGRSGRVVQWLVTQGFDVVNVDGGMRAWHAADKAMTSDSGQEPTVI; from the coding sequence ATGTCTGACACCCCCACGGTCTCCGTCACCGACCTGCCCGACGACGCGCTCGTCGTCGACGTCCGCGAGCCCGACGAGTGGGCCGCCGGCCATGCGCCGGGCGCGGTGCACATCCCGATGGGCGACATCCCCAGCCGCCTCGAGGACCTTCCCGACTCCGACGACCCGCTGCCGATCATCTGCCGCAGCGGCGGTCGGTCCGGCCGGGTCGTGCAGTGGCTGGTCACCCAGGGCTTCGACGTGGTCAACGTCGACGGCGGCATGCGGGCCTGGCACGCGGCTGACAAGGCGATGACGTCCGACTCCGGCCAGGAGCCGACGGTCATCTGA
- a CDS encoding HAD family hydrolase → MNRSDLATVPLGERLTVRHRLPDGRATDVVGTLVARDRTAVTVRTRTGEDVRVDLAAVIVHRVVRPAPWRVATFLQRAQVAVLDLDGVVRSFDADGWLARAERDLGVDAGGLLELAFGLPEAEAMLVGRSTYDGWLAAVRARLLADGRPAHVVGETMSTWVADRGAPVAATVALVDELAARGTPTFVFTNGTDRVPAELEHIGLGHLVPWLINSADLGAAKPDLEAYAAAHARIEAHLGRTVAREDVRFTDDRPANVDAAREFGWQGRVFTHP, encoded by the coding sequence ATGAACCGATCGGACCTGGCCACGGTGCCTCTCGGAGAGCGCCTGACCGTCCGCCACCGGCTCCCGGACGGGCGCGCGACCGACGTCGTCGGCACCCTGGTCGCCCGGGACCGCACGGCCGTCACCGTGCGCACCCGCACGGGGGAGGACGTCCGGGTCGACCTCGCCGCCGTGATCGTCCACCGCGTGGTGCGTCCCGCCCCCTGGCGGGTGGCCACCTTCCTGCAGCGGGCGCAGGTCGCGGTGCTCGACCTGGACGGCGTGGTCCGCAGCTTCGACGCCGACGGCTGGCTGGCCCGGGCAGAGCGTGACCTCGGCGTCGACGCCGGCGGGTTGCTCGAGCTCGCCTTCGGCCTCCCCGAGGCGGAGGCGATGCTCGTCGGCCGGTCGACCTACGACGGCTGGCTGGCCGCGGTCCGAGCCCGGCTGCTGGCCGACGGGCGTCCCGCCCACGTGGTCGGGGAGACGATGTCGACCTGGGTCGCCGACCGCGGGGCACCCGTCGCCGCCACCGTCGCCCTCGTCGACGAGCTGGCGGCACGCGGGACGCCCACCTTCGTCTTCACCAACGGCACCGACCGGGTGCCCGCCGAGCTCGAGCACATCGGGCTCGGGCACCTCGTGCCGTGGCTCATCAACAGCGCCGACCTCGGCGCCGCCAAGCCTGACCTCGAGGCGTATGCCGCCGCGCACGCGCGCATCGAGGCCCACCTCGGGCGCACGGTGGCGAGAGAGGACGTCCGCTTCACCGACGACCGTCCGGCCAACGTGGACGCCGCCCGCGAGTTCGGCTGGCAGGGGCGGGTCTTCACCCACCCCTGA
- a CDS encoding ATP-binding protein, with protein MDPIRNPYAPGAGQRPPELAGRDEQLDRFRVVLERIQRGRPERSMILTGLRGVGKTVLLNALRSTAVRARWGTGKYEARPEQGMRRPMAAALHVAVRELGHPQGDEVDHVLGVIKAFAQKDQPGAKLRDRWNPGIDAPAVLGRADSGDIEIDLVELFTDVGGLAADVGKGVAIFIDEMQDLGPEDVSAICAACHELSQSALPVIVVGAGLPHLPAVLSASKSYSERLFRYTRIDRLSRDAADRALQAPAEDEDAEWSPEALEAMYAATGGYPYFIQAYGKEVWDLAPASPITAEDVRVASPEAEAELAVGFFGSRYERATPGEREYLRAMAELAVKYAEDGQDVDEVGSVATADIATHLGRKPQSLSPARDALLKKGLIYSGERGRIAFTVPHFGRYLRSQT; from the coding sequence GTGGATCCGATCCGTAACCCCTACGCCCCCGGCGCGGGCCAGCGCCCGCCCGAGCTCGCCGGCCGCGACGAGCAGCTCGACCGCTTCCGGGTGGTGCTCGAGCGGATCCAGCGTGGTCGTCCCGAGCGGTCGATGATCCTCACCGGGCTGCGCGGCGTCGGCAAGACGGTGCTGCTCAACGCGCTGCGATCGACCGCGGTGCGGGCACGGTGGGGGACCGGGAAGTACGAGGCGCGCCCCGAGCAGGGGATGCGGCGCCCGATGGCGGCGGCGCTGCACGTCGCGGTGCGCGAGCTCGGCCATCCCCAGGGCGACGAGGTCGACCACGTGCTCGGCGTCATCAAGGCGTTCGCGCAGAAGGACCAGCCCGGCGCCAAGCTGCGCGACAGGTGGAACCCCGGCATCGACGCCCCCGCCGTGCTGGGCCGCGCCGACTCCGGCGACATCGAGATCGACCTGGTCGAGCTCTTCACCGACGTGGGCGGCCTGGCCGCGGACGTGGGCAAGGGCGTCGCGATCTTCATCGACGAGATGCAGGACCTCGGGCCCGAGGACGTCTCGGCCATCTGCGCCGCCTGCCACGAGCTGAGCCAGTCGGCGCTGCCGGTCATCGTCGTGGGCGCCGGCCTGCCGCACCTGCCCGCAGTGCTGTCCGCCAGCAAGTCCTACTCCGAGCGGCTCTTCCGCTACACCCGCATCGACCGGCTGTCCCGCGACGCCGCGGACCGCGCGCTGCAGGCGCCCGCCGAGGACGAGGACGCGGAGTGGTCGCCCGAGGCGCTGGAGGCGATGTATGCCGCGACCGGCGGCTATCCCTACTTCATCCAGGCCTACGGCAAGGAGGTCTGGGACCTGGCGCCCGCGTCGCCGATCACCGCCGAGGACGTGCGGGTCGCCTCGCCCGAGGCGGAGGCCGAGCTGGCCGTCGGCTTCTTCGGCTCGCGCTACGAGCGGGCGACGCCGGGGGAGCGGGAGTACCTCCGGGCGATGGCCGAGCTGGCCGTGAAGTATGCCGAGGACGGGCAGGACGTCGACGAGGTCGGCTCGGTCGCGACCGCCGACATCGCCACCCACCTCGGCCGCAAGCCGCAGTCGCTCTCGCCCGCACGCGACGCCCTGCTCAAGAAGGGGCTGATCTACTCCGGCGAGCGAGGACGGATCGCGTTCACGGTGCCGCACTTCGGGCGCTACCTGCGCTCGCAGACCTGA
- a CDS encoding phosphotransferase, with the protein MTEEIPLLGGDVTEGVVRVGETVRRPLGDHSPLVHTVLRHLEVVGFDGAPRLLGIDEQGREILTFVDGEVAGRPWPEWVADEERACSVARLARRLDDVMLPLGLPDGAEPVDTQGPGPVPTFVGHRDFTPENTVFRDGQAVAVIDFDLAGPVSRVQEVSNLLLWWGAWMPVPDREPVMQEVDAADRGRAVVRAYGLDATETAQVVPVARYLAERSWRRMRDRARRDGGGWARMWDEGVGDKIRRRQAWLAENAEDLADALRS; encoded by the coding sequence ATGACCGAGGAGATCCCGCTGCTGGGCGGTGACGTCACCGAGGGTGTCGTGCGGGTCGGGGAGACGGTGCGGCGGCCGCTGGGCGACCACTCGCCGCTGGTCCACACCGTCCTGCGCCACCTCGAGGTGGTCGGCTTCGACGGTGCTCCGCGGCTGCTCGGGATCGACGAGCAGGGCAGGGAGATCCTGACGTTCGTCGACGGCGAGGTCGCAGGTCGTCCCTGGCCGGAGTGGGTCGCCGACGAGGAGCGGGCGTGCTCGGTGGCCCGGCTCGCCAGGCGGCTGGACGACGTGATGCTGCCCCTCGGCCTACCCGACGGTGCTGAGCCGGTGGACACTCAGGGGCCAGGTCCGGTGCCCACCTTCGTCGGGCATCGCGACTTCACGCCCGAGAACACCGTCTTCCGTGACGGGCAGGCCGTGGCCGTCATCGACTTCGACCTGGCCGGCCCGGTCTCGCGGGTGCAGGAGGTGTCGAACCTGCTCCTCTGGTGGGGTGCGTGGATGCCGGTGCCGGACCGCGAGCCGGTGATGCAAGAGGTCGACGCGGCCGACCGGGGCCGGGCGGTCGTCCGGGCCTACGGTCTCGACGCGACCGAGACCGCCCAGGTCGTGCCGGTGGCCCGCTACCTGGCCGAGCGGTCCTGGCGCCGGATGCGCGATCGCGCCCGGCGCGACGGCGGCGGCTGGGCACGGATGTGGGACGAGGGCGTCGGTGACAAGATCCGGCGGCGGCAGGCCTGGCTCGCCGAGAACGCCGAGGACCTGGCTGACGCGCTGCGCTCCTGA
- a CDS encoding Pr6Pr family membrane protein codes for MGASPAEVDRQGSSTRSAGVWDWLRLAVAGLTVAAVAATVAEVAGRSRINPFNIFGYFTIQSNLLLAALYILLGVLALTGRVRPTWAEPARAACVTYIVLVGIVYAVLLAPLGAEGGVPVEWANTVLHVVTPIYAVVDWVLAPGRRRLPDRLVGAILIYPIVWLVVVLIRGATDGWVPYPFLDPEQGYGRIAVTVLVISLGVAAFGWLVVRSTRFLPGKEPGFVAP; via the coding sequence ATGGGAGCGTCGCCCGCGGAGGTCGATCGTCAAGGGTCCTCGACCCGGTCCGCGGGCGTTTGGGACTGGCTGCGGCTCGCCGTGGCCGGGCTCACCGTCGCGGCCGTCGCGGCGACCGTGGCCGAGGTCGCGGGCCGGTCGCGGATCAACCCGTTCAACATCTTCGGCTACTTCACGATCCAGTCGAACCTGCTGCTCGCGGCTCTCTACATCCTGCTCGGCGTCCTGGCACTGACCGGCCGCGTCCGCCCCACCTGGGCCGAGCCCGCGCGGGCGGCGTGCGTCACCTACATCGTCCTCGTCGGGATCGTGTATGCCGTGCTGCTCGCCCCCCTCGGGGCCGAGGGCGGTGTGCCGGTCGAGTGGGCCAACACCGTGCTGCACGTCGTGACGCCGATCTACGCCGTCGTCGACTGGGTGCTCGCACCCGGTCGCCGGCGGCTGCCCGACCGTCTCGTGGGCGCGATCTTGATCTATCCGATCGTGTGGCTGGTCGTCGTGCTCATCCGTGGCGCCACCGACGGCTGGGTTCCCTATCCCTTCCTCGACCCCGAGCAGGGCTACGGACGGATCGCGGTGACGGTGCTGGTCATCTCGCTCGGCGTCGCTGCCTTCGGGTGGCTGGTGGTCCGGTCGACTCGCTTCCTGCCGGGGAAGGAACCGGGATTTGTCGCACCGTAG